In Pseudomonas putida, a genomic segment contains:
- a CDS encoding glutathione S-transferase family protein, giving the protein MTYHLIIGDKLYSSWSLRGALALELAGVPYEETLIKLNQPDTRQRLLAFSATGKVPLLKTEHGVIADSLAIAEYLNEQHPGAQLWPADVAARAQARSACAQMHSGFFALRGAMPFDLSRDEALENVPLEVQIDIDRIVALWSECRLVAKDSGPFLFGKPTLADAFFAPVAVRLRTYRVEVPAEAAAYIETIYQWPVFQAWQKAGLAEREG; this is encoded by the coding sequence ATGACCTATCACCTGATCATCGGCGACAAGCTGTATTCCTCCTGGTCGTTGCGGGGTGCCCTGGCCCTTGAGCTTGCCGGCGTGCCCTATGAAGAAACGCTGATCAAACTCAACCAGCCCGACACCCGCCAGCGCCTCCTCGCATTCTCCGCCACCGGCAAGGTGCCGCTGCTCAAGACCGAGCACGGCGTGATCGCCGATTCCCTGGCCATCGCCGAATACCTCAACGAGCAACACCCCGGCGCCCAGCTATGGCCCGCCGACGTGGCCGCCCGAGCCCAGGCCCGTTCGGCCTGCGCGCAGATGCACAGCGGCTTCTTCGCCCTGCGTGGCGCCATGCCGTTCGACCTGTCGCGCGACGAAGCGCTGGAGAACGTTCCGCTGGAGGTGCAGATCGACATCGATCGCATCGTCGCGCTGTGGTCCGAATGCCGTCTGGTGGCCAAGGACAGCGGGCCGTTCCTGTTCGGCAAGCCGACCCTTGCCGATGCCTTCTTCGCCCCTGTGGCCGTGCGCCTGCGGACCTACCGCGTGGAAGTACCGGCCGAGGCCGCGGCCTACATCGAGACCATCTACCAGTGGCCGGTCTTCCAGGCCTGGCAGAAAGCCGGCCTGGCGGAGCGTGAAGGGTGA
- a CDS encoding MFS transporter, protein MKPLLYITPLRALLFGLTLALFELLTYLASDAVMPAMPVVVEHLDASPQYIPHALNLYLLGGVVLQWLIGPLADRYGRRPLLLVGCAAFGVACLATYWVQDIALFNLLRLLQGVGLGFVVTVSYPALNEAFSEADAVRMMALLANIALLSPLLGPLVGTLMLQWLDWRWLFVAFAVGAVLTWLLLYRLMPETLGVERRDGSRLAFTPIHLLPLLAGYGQLLANRRFVAGSAALGLVGLPLIGWIGLSPVLLIHDEGLSTMEYALWQLPVFGGLIIGNLIINRIADRYPLPALVRGALWPYLAGLFLMVLASWYWPTVTSVVAGMSLYALGLGVANAVLYRMTLFASEQSKGLVSAMLGMITIALLGLGGALLAMIGAGDSLLHFALAAGLAGALALWPLWWVVGGRPGVVAG, encoded by the coding sequence ATGAAACCACTGCTGTACATCACCCCCCTGCGAGCCTTGTTGTTCGGCTTGACGCTGGCCCTGTTCGAACTGCTGACCTACCTCGCCAGTGACGCCGTCATGCCGGCCATGCCGGTGGTGGTCGAGCACCTCGACGCCAGCCCGCAATACATCCCCCATGCCCTGAACCTGTACCTGCTCGGCGGTGTGGTCCTGCAGTGGCTGATCGGCCCGCTGGCCGACCGCTACGGGCGCCGGCCCTTGCTGCTGGTGGGGTGTGCCGCTTTTGGCGTGGCCTGCCTAGCCACCTACTGGGTGCAGGACATCGCACTGTTCAACCTGTTGCGGCTGTTGCAGGGCGTGGGCCTTGGCTTCGTCGTGACGGTGAGTTATCCGGCGTTGAACGAGGCCTTCAGCGAAGCCGATGCGGTGCGCATGATGGCGCTGCTGGCCAACATCGCCTTGCTCTCGCCGCTGCTTGGGCCGCTGGTGGGCACCTTGATGCTGCAATGGCTGGATTGGCGCTGGCTGTTCGTGGCGTTCGCCGTCGGCGCGGTGCTGACCTGGCTGCTGCTGTACCGGCTGATGCCGGAAACCCTGGGGGTGGAGCGGCGCGATGGTTCGCGCCTGGCATTCACGCCGATCCACCTGCTGCCCTTGCTGGCAGGCTATGGGCAGTTGCTGGCCAACCGCCGATTCGTTGCTGGTAGCGCTGCGTTGGGCCTGGTGGGCCTGCCGCTGATCGGCTGGATCGGTTTGTCGCCGGTGTTGCTGATCCATGACGAGGGGTTGAGCACCATGGAGTACGCCTTGTGGCAGTTGCCGGTGTTCGGCGGGTTGATCATCGGCAACCTGATCATCAACCGCATCGCCGATCGCTACCCGTTGCCGGCGCTGGTGCGTGGGGCGCTGTGGCCTTACCTGGCGGGGTTGTTCCTGATGGTGCTGGCGAGCTGGTACTGGCCGACCGTGACCAGCGTGGTCGCCGGCATGTCCCTCTACGCCCTCGGTCTGGGGGTGGCCAATGCGGTGCTGTATCGCATGACGTTGTTCGCCAGCGAACAGAGCAAGGGGCTGGTCTCGGCGATGCTGGGTATGATCACCATCGCCTTGCTGGGCCTGGGTGGCGCGTTGCTGGCGATGATCGGGGCAGGGGACAGCCTGTTGCATTTCGCCCTGGCGGCTGGGTTGGCCGGGGCGTTGGCGCTGTGGCCGTTGTGGTGGGTGGTCGGTGGGCGGCCAGGGGTCGTGGCCGGGTAA
- a CDS encoding putative 2-dehydropantoate 2-reductase — MSSTWHILGAGSLGSLWACRLAHAGKAVRLILRDQRRLQAYQQAGGLTLVEHDQARQYAIPAETADAAGPIHRLLVACKAYDAAPALAQLAPRLAEGAELVLLQNGLGSQDEVADQAPHARCIFASSTEGAFREDDWRVRFAGHGFNWLGDPANPALPEWFDDLQDAGIPSQWTVDILTRLWRKLALNCAINPLTVLHECHNGGLLEHLGEVEQLCEELGLLLHRCGQPEAAQDLAEEVQRVILATAANYSSMYQDVRANRRTEVHYLLGHACRAAARHGMTAERLEHLHQRLVDNLRARGLPSA; from the coding sequence ATGAGCAGCACCTGGCATATTCTCGGCGCCGGTAGCCTCGGCAGCCTCTGGGCTTGCCGCCTGGCCCACGCAGGCAAGGCGGTACGGCTGATCCTGCGCGACCAACGCCGCCTGCAGGCTTACCAGCAGGCCGGCGGCCTGACCCTGGTCGAGCACGACCAGGCGCGCCAATACGCGATCCCTGCCGAAACCGCCGACGCTGCCGGGCCGATTCACCGCCTGCTGGTGGCCTGCAAGGCCTATGACGCCGCGCCGGCACTGGCGCAACTAGCCCCTCGCCTGGCCGAGGGCGCCGAACTGGTGCTGCTGCAGAACGGCCTGGGCAGCCAGGACGAAGTCGCCGACCAGGCCCCGCACGCTCGCTGCATCTTCGCTTCCAGCACCGAAGGGGCGTTTCGCGAGGACGACTGGCGCGTGCGGTTTGCCGGGCATGGCTTCAATTGGCTGGGCGACCCGGCCAACCCTGCCCTGCCGGAATGGTTCGACGACCTGCAGGACGCCGGCATCCCCAGCCAGTGGACGGTGGATATCCTCACCCGGCTGTGGCGCAAGCTGGCCCTCAATTGCGCGATCAACCCCCTGACCGTGTTGCATGAGTGCCACAACGGTGGGCTGCTGGAGCACCTGGGCGAAGTCGAACAACTGTGCGAGGAGCTGGGCCTGCTGCTGCACCGCTGCGGCCAGCCTGAAGCTGCGCAGGACCTCGCCGAGGAGGTGCAGCGGGTGATCCTCGCCACCGCCGCCAACTACTCTTCGATGTACCAGGACGTGCGCGCCAACCGGCGCACCGAAGTGCACTACCTGCTCGGCCACGCCTGTCGCGCTGCCGCGCGTCACGGCATGACCGCGGAGCGGCTGGAACACCTGCACCAGCGCCTGGTCGATAACCTGCGGGCCCGTGGCTTGCCCAGCGCCTGA
- a CDS encoding AmpG family muropeptide MFS transporter: MPRKTWRAALAAYASPSTLVLLLLGFAAGLPYMLVFSTLSVWLREAGVARETIGYASLIGLAYAFKWVWSPLLDQWRLPVLGRLGRRRSWLLLSQALVVLGLVGMSLCDPQQHLSWLIALAVLVAFASATQDIAVDAYRLEIADDQRQAALAASYMAGYRVAALLATAGALFFAEWFGSTGFAYLHKAWAGTYMLFGVMMLPALFTTLIMREPDVPMRTQISAARYGLVHQMASVFVLIILLVSVPASFTQMFNTGWSSVISGDATPLDLLLEDRAFLRLILYVSLTWACLSGMGRRGLAPVLTPINDFITRYRWQALLLLGLIATYRMSDTVMGVMANVFYIDMGFTKDQIASVSKIFGLIMTLVGAGAGGLLIVRFGILPILFIGGAASAATNLMFVMLADMGPNLKMLVVTISLDNFSSGLATSAFVAYLSSLTNLKFSATQYALLSSIMLLLPRLIGGYSGVMVEKFGYHNFFLITALLGVPTLILIALHWRQEVGKGKQEPVEDSAAERP, from the coding sequence ATGCCCCGTAAAACCTGGCGCGCTGCGCTCGCCGCCTATGCCAGCCCGTCAACCCTGGTACTTCTGCTGCTCGGATTCGCCGCCGGCTTGCCCTACATGCTGGTGTTCTCGACCCTGTCGGTGTGGCTGCGCGAGGCCGGCGTGGCCCGCGAGACCATTGGCTACGCCAGCCTGATCGGCCTGGCCTATGCCTTCAAATGGGTCTGGTCACCGCTGCTCGACCAGTGGCGCCTGCCGGTGCTCGGCCGCCTCGGGCGGCGGCGCTCGTGGCTGTTGCTGTCACAGGCGCTGGTGGTGCTCGGCCTGGTCGGCATGAGCCTGTGCGACCCGCAACAACACCTGTCGTGGTTGATCGCCCTGGCGGTACTGGTGGCTTTCGCCTCGGCCACCCAGGACATCGCCGTCGATGCCTATCGCCTGGAAATCGCCGACGATCAACGTCAGGCCGCTCTGGCCGCCAGCTACATGGCCGGCTACCGGGTCGCTGCCCTGCTCGCCACCGCCGGCGCCCTGTTCTTCGCCGAATGGTTCGGCTCAACCGGCTTCGCCTATCTGCACAAGGCCTGGGCCGGAACCTACATGCTGTTTGGCGTGATGATGCTACCCGCGCTGTTCACCACTCTGATCATGCGCGAGCCCGACGTGCCGATGCGCACCCAGATCTCGGCAGCGCGCTACGGCCTGGTGCACCAGATGGCGTCGGTGTTCGTGCTGATCATCCTGCTGGTATCGGTGCCTGCCAGCTTCACGCAGATGTTCAATACCGGCTGGTCCAGCGTCATCTCGGGCGACGCCACCCCACTCGATCTGCTGCTCGAGGACCGCGCCTTCCTGCGCCTGATCCTCTACGTATCGCTTACCTGGGCGTGCCTGTCGGGTATGGGGCGCCGCGGCCTGGCGCCGGTGCTGACGCCGATCAACGACTTCATCACCCGCTACCGCTGGCAGGCCCTGCTGCTGCTTGGGCTGATTGCGACCTATCGGATGTCGGACACGGTGATGGGCGTGATGGCCAACGTGTTCTATATCGACATGGGCTTCACCAAGGACCAGATCGCCAGTGTCAGCAAGATCTTCGGCCTGATCATGACCCTGGTCGGTGCCGGTGCTGGCGGCCTGCTGATCGTGCGCTTCGGCATCCTGCCGATCCTGTTCATCGGCGGTGCGGCCTCGGCGGCCACCAACCTGATGTTCGTGATGCTGGCAGACATGGGGCCGAACCTGAAAATGCTGGTGGTGACCATTTCCCTCGACAACTTCAGCTCGGGCCTGGCCACTTCGGCGTTCGTCGCCTACCTGTCGAGCCTGACCAACCTGAAGTTCTCGGCTACCCAATACGCCCTGCTGAGCTCGATCATGCTGCTCTTGCCACGCCTGATCGGCGGCTACTCGGGCGTGATGGTGGAGAAGTTCGGGTATCACAACTTCTTCCTGATCACCGCGCTGCTGGGCGTGCCGACGTTGATCCTGATCGCGCTGCACTGGCGCCAGGAAGTGGGCAAGGGAAAGCAGGAACCGGTTGAGGATTCGGCGGCCGAGCGGCCCTGA
- the argJ gene encoding bifunctional glutamate N-acetyltransferase/amino-acid acetyltransferase ArgJ yields MAVGLGPLPTLHPVPGFELGIASAGIKRPGRKDVVVMRCAEGSSVAGVFTLNAFCAAPVILSKQRVQGTVRYLLTNTGNANAGTGAPGLAAAERTCAKLAELAGVPAESVLPFSTGVIGEPLPVEKIEGALQAALDDLSENNWAEAATGIMTTDTLPKGASRQFQHDGVTVTVTGISKGAGMIRPNMATMLGYIATDAKVAPQVLKDLMLDGANKSFNRITIDGDTSTNDCCMLIATGKANLPEVTEASGALFEALKKAVFEVCMEVAQAIVRDGEGATKFVTVQVNGGGNHQECLDVGYAVAHSPLIKTALFASDPNWGRILAAVGRAGVPELDVSLIDVYLDSVCIASQGGRSPSYTEEQGSKVMAQEEITIRIELGRGQCSETIWTTDLSHEYVKINAEYRT; encoded by the coding sequence ATGGCTGTTGGTCTTGGTCCTTTGCCCACCCTGCACCCGGTTCCGGGTTTTGAACTCGGCATCGCGTCTGCCGGCATCAAGCGCCCAGGGCGCAAGGATGTAGTGGTCATGCGTTGCGCCGAGGGCTCCAGCGTCGCTGGCGTGTTCACCCTCAACGCCTTCTGCGCAGCGCCGGTGATCCTCTCCAAGCAGCGCGTACAGGGCACCGTGCGTTACCTGCTGACCAACACCGGCAACGCCAACGCCGGCACCGGCGCGCCAGGCCTGGCCGCGGCCGAGCGCACCTGCGCCAAGCTGGCCGAGCTTGCCGGGGTGCCGGCCGAGTCGGTGCTGCCGTTCTCCACCGGTGTGATCGGCGAGCCACTGCCGGTCGAGAAGATCGAAGGCGCGCTGCAGGCTGCGCTGGACGACCTGTCGGAAAACAACTGGGCTGAAGCCGCGACCGGCATCATGACCACCGACACCTTGCCCAAGGGCGCCAGCCGCCAGTTCCAGCACGATGGCGTGACCGTCACCGTGACTGGCATCAGCAAGGGCGCCGGCATGATCCGCCCGAACATGGCGACCATGCTCGGCTACATCGCCACCGACGCCAAGGTCGCGCCACAGGTGCTCAAGGACCTGATGCTCGATGGTGCCAACAAGTCGTTCAACCGTATCACCATCGACGGCGATACCTCGACCAACGACTGCTGCATGCTGATCGCCACCGGCAAGGCCAACCTGCCGGAAGTCACCGAGGCCAGCGGCGCGCTGTTCGAAGCGCTGAAGAAGGCGGTATTCGAGGTGTGCATGGAAGTGGCCCAGGCCATCGTCCGTGATGGCGAAGGCGCCACCAAGTTCGTTACCGTTCAGGTCAATGGCGGTGGTAACCATCAGGAGTGCCTGGACGTCGGCTATGCCGTGGCCCATTCGCCGCTGATCAAGACCGCGCTGTTCGCCTCCGACCCGAACTGGGGCCGCATCCTTGCAGCGGTTGGCCGTGCCGGCGTGCCGGAGCTGGACGTCAGCCTGATCGACGTCTACCTGGACAGCGTGTGCATCGCAAGCCAAGGCGGACGCAGCCCGAGCTACACCGAGGAGCAGGGTTCGAAGGTCATGGCGCAGGAAGAGATCACCATCCGTATCGAGCTGGGCCGTGGCCAGTGCAGCGAAACGATCTGGACCACCGACCTGTCCCACGAGTACGTGAAGATCAACGCCGAATACCGTACCTGA
- a CDS encoding Nudix family hydrolase, with translation MKRIHVVAAVIRGADGRILIARRAETQHQGGLWEFPGGKVEAGEGAEAALVRELREELGIEVSRSRPLIEVSHDYPDKQVLLDVREVEAFSGEPHGAEGQPLAWVAPRDLAQYDFPEANKPIVAAARLPDRYLITPDGLDTPELLKGIQKAVASGIRLIQLRAPDMYDPKYRDVAVDAVGLCAGKAQLMLKGPLEWLGDFPSAGWHLTAAQLRKYAAKGRPFPKERWLAASCHSAEELALAEQMGVDFVTLSPVQATQTHPEAVPLGWDEAQRLISGFNQPVYLLGGVGPGEREKAWNAGAQGVAGIRAFWPEA, from the coding sequence GTGAAGCGGATCCATGTAGTGGCCGCGGTGATCCGTGGTGCCGACGGGCGCATCCTGATTGCCCGACGTGCCGAAACCCAGCACCAGGGCGGCCTGTGGGAGTTTCCCGGCGGCAAGGTGGAAGCGGGCGAGGGCGCCGAAGCGGCGCTGGTCCGTGAGTTGCGCGAGGAGCTTGGGATCGAGGTGAGCCGTTCACGGCCGCTGATCGAAGTCAGCCACGACTACCCGGACAAGCAGGTACTGCTGGATGTACGCGAGGTCGAGGCGTTCAGCGGCGAGCCGCACGGTGCCGAGGGCCAGCCACTGGCCTGGGTGGCACCTCGTGACCTGGCGCAGTACGACTTCCCTGAAGCCAACAAGCCGATCGTCGCTGCCGCCCGGCTGCCCGACCGCTACCTGATCACGCCCGATGGCCTGGACACACCCGAGCTGCTCAAGGGCATCCAGAAGGCCGTGGCCAGTGGTATCCGCCTGATCCAGCTGCGGGCGCCGGACATGTACGACCCCAAGTACCGGGATGTTGCGGTGGATGCGGTGGGCCTGTGCGCTGGCAAGGCGCAACTGATGCTCAAGGGGCCGCTGGAATGGCTGGGCGACTTCCCGTCCGCGGGTTGGCACCTGACGGCGGCCCAGCTGCGCAAGTATGCAGCCAAAGGCCGTCCGTTCCCCAAGGAGCGCTGGCTGGCGGCGTCGTGCCACAGTGCCGAAGAGCTGGCGCTGGCTGAGCAGATGGGGGTGGATTTCGTCACCCTGTCGCCGGTGCAGGCGACCCAGACCCATCCCGAGGCAGTGCCATTGGGGTGGGATGAGGCGCAGCGCTTGATTTCGGGCTTCAACCAGCCGGTTTACCTGCTGGGAGGGGTGGGCCCGGGTGAGCGGGAGAAGGCCTGGAATGCCGGAGCCCAGGGTGTTGCCGGAATTCGCGCATTCTGGCCGGAGGCCTGA
- a CDS encoding mechanosensitive ion channel family protein — MDLNAEVDQLVRESQTWVPLIMEYGSRVLLALLTLAIGWWITNLVSDRLARVVGLKVHDPALQGFIRTLANVVLKLMLAISVASMIGIETTSFVAAIGGATLAIGLALQGSLANFAGGVLILLFRPFRIGDWIEAQGVSGTVDSIQIFHTVLRTGDNKTVIVPNGTLSNGIITNTNRQPTRQVVFNVGVDYEADLQKAREVLLELAKDPRVLPDPAPAAVISELGDSSITVSLRVWVKTADYWSLMFMLNEQARDRLRAEGIDIPFPQRVIRVVQETAAQ, encoded by the coding sequence ATGGATTTGAACGCTGAGGTCGATCAGCTGGTTCGCGAGTCGCAGACCTGGGTCCCCTTGATCATGGAGTACGGCAGCCGTGTGCTGCTGGCGTTGTTGACCCTGGCCATCGGTTGGTGGATCACCAACCTGGTCAGCGACCGGTTGGCCCGGGTGGTCGGGCTGAAGGTTCACGATCCGGCGCTGCAAGGGTTCATTCGAACCCTGGCCAATGTCGTGTTGAAGCTCATGCTGGCGATCAGCGTGGCGTCGATGATCGGTATCGAGACCACCTCGTTCGTGGCGGCCATCGGTGGTGCCACCCTGGCCATCGGCCTGGCCCTGCAGGGCAGCCTGGCGAACTTCGCCGGCGGTGTGTTGATCCTGCTGTTCCGCCCGTTCCGCATCGGCGACTGGATCGAGGCCCAAGGCGTCAGCGGTACCGTCGACAGCATCCAGATCTTCCACACCGTGCTGCGCACCGGTGACAACAAGACGGTCATCGTGCCCAACGGCACCCTGTCCAACGGCATCATCACCAACACCAACCGCCAGCCGACCCGCCAGGTGGTGTTCAACGTCGGTGTCGATTACGAAGCCGACCTGCAGAAGGCCCGGGAAGTGCTGCTGGAGCTGGCCAAGGACCCACGTGTGTTGCCAGACCCTGCGCCAGCGGCGGTGATTTCGGAGCTGGGCGACAGCTCGATCACGGTATCCCTGCGTGTCTGGGTCAAGACCGCGGACTACTGGAGCTTGATGTTCATGCTCAACGAGCAGGCCCGTGACCGCCTGCGCGCCGAAGGCATCGACATTCCATTCCCGCAGCGGGTGATCCGCGTGGTGCAGGAGACTGCGGCGCAGTAA
- a CDS encoding YajQ family cyclic di-GMP-binding protein, translating into MPSFDVVSELDKHEVQNAVDNAIKDLDRRYDLKGKGSFEFKDKEQTVVLTAEEEFQLEAMLEILRLALVKRKIDVKCLETKDPYASGKEKKQEAKFREGIDKDLAKKIVATIKDGKLKVQAAIQGEQVRVTGKKRDDLQEAIALLRTKEFDMPLQFNNFRD; encoded by the coding sequence ATGCCGTCGTTCGACGTGGTATCGGAACTGGACAAGCACGAAGTACAGAACGCAGTCGACAACGCCATCAAGGATCTCGACCGCCGCTACGACCTCAAGGGCAAAGGCAGCTTCGAGTTCAAGGACAAGGAACAGACCGTGGTGCTGACCGCCGAGGAGGAGTTCCAGCTCGAGGCGATGCTGGAGATCCTGCGCCTGGCCCTGGTCAAGCGCAAGATCGACGTCAAGTGCCTGGAGACCAAGGACCCGTACGCCTCCGGCAAGGAAAAGAAACAGGAAGCCAAGTTCCGCGAAGGCATCGACAAGGACCTGGCGAAGAAGATCGTCGCCACCATCAAGGACGGCAAGCTCAAGGTCCAGGCTGCCATCCAGGGCGAGCAGGTGCGCGTCACCGGCAAGAAGCGTGACGACCTGCAGGAAGCCATTGCCCTGTTGCGCACCAAGGAATTCGACATGCCGCTGCAGTTCAACAACTTCCGCGACTGA
- a CDS encoding ATP-binding protein — protein MTLRKRLENLPVGQKLLAALLVLLVTILLVANLTFISAAYWITQESMAPQALQTIGRLVSNPQLSARAGDDSDSATALLQELDSYTPLRAAAIYGGDGRLLAQLQHGEPLTLPKRYRNIDSWRLMEFRSTQLIRLPRDASPPAHLLLVASSELPTAFYTGTLSASLAILVFSILLWLIIARQIKRLITQPINQLEELSRQVTREESYALRATRGNDDEIGSLAEAFNTMLSRIEAREQQLKRTRDEFQSAYDQAQGLAEETRHTNRKLELEVQVRSKIEKKLTGFQNYLNSIIDSMPSALIALDEQLYVTQWNHEATVLSGTPLDEALNQPIFIAFEPLKPFLPQLKESVEKHRVAKIERVTWPKGDDLRHYALTFYPLMGGGGRGVVIRIDDITQRLSLEEMMVQSEKMLSVGGLAAGMAHEINNPLGAILHNVQNIRRRLSPDLPRNQEQAEELDIDLSSVNRYLESREVPQLLDGIQQAGARAAKIVTHMLSFSRRSNRQLAPCDLPGLIDQAVEIAGNDFDLTIGFDFKGQAIVRQFDPNLGPVPCTANELEQVLLNLLKNAAQAIHLRPQPSEPGRITLRTRLNPPWAEIQVEDNGVGMPEAVRKRTFEPFFTTKEIGQGTGLGLSVSYFIITNNHKGQMEVQSTPGQGTCFTLRLPLGQPAPAAPGKTEA, from the coding sequence ATGACCTTGCGCAAACGCCTGGAAAACCTCCCGGTCGGGCAGAAGTTGCTAGCGGCGTTGCTGGTGTTGCTGGTAACCATCCTGCTGGTGGCCAACCTGACCTTCATCAGCGCCGCCTACTGGATCACCCAGGAGAGCATGGCGCCCCAGGCCTTGCAGACCATCGGCCGCCTGGTCTCCAACCCGCAACTGTCGGCCCGTGCCGGCGACGACAGCGACTCGGCCACGGCGCTGCTGCAGGAGTTGGACAGCTACACGCCCTTGCGCGCCGCAGCCATCTACGGCGGCGATGGCCGCCTGCTGGCACAGTTGCAGCATGGCGAGCCGCTGACCCTGCCCAAGCGCTACCGCAACATCGATAGCTGGCGCCTGATGGAGTTTCGCAGCACCCAGCTGATACGCCTGCCGCGTGACGCCAGCCCTCCGGCCCACCTGTTGCTGGTGGCCAGCAGCGAACTGCCCACCGCCTTCTATACCGGCACGCTCAGCGCCAGCCTGGCGATCCTGGTGTTCAGCATCCTGTTGTGGTTGATCATCGCCCGGCAGATCAAGCGCCTGATCACCCAGCCGATCAACCAGCTCGAAGAGCTCAGCCGCCAGGTCACCCGGGAAGAAAGCTACGCCTTGCGCGCCACGCGTGGCAACGACGATGAAATCGGCAGCCTGGCCGAGGCGTTCAACACCATGCTGTCGCGCATCGAAGCCCGCGAGCAACAGCTCAAGCGCACCCGTGACGAGTTCCAGAGCGCCTACGACCAAGCCCAGGGGCTGGCCGAGGAGACCCGCCACACCAACCGCAAGCTGGAACTGGAAGTCCAGGTTCGCAGCAAGATCGAGAAGAAACTCACGGGCTTTCAGAACTACCTCAACAGCATCATCGACTCCATGCCCTCGGCGCTGATCGCCCTCGACGAGCAGCTCTACGTCACCCAGTGGAACCACGAGGCCACGGTGCTTTCCGGCACGCCGCTGGACGAGGCGCTGAACCAACCGATCTTCATCGCCTTCGAGCCGCTCAAGCCCTTCCTGCCGCAACTCAAGGAAAGCGTCGAGAAGCATCGGGTGGCGAAGATCGAGCGGGTCACCTGGCCCAAGGGCGACGACCTGCGCCACTACGCCCTAACCTTCTACCCGCTGATGGGTGGCGGCGGCCGAGGCGTGGTGATCCGCATCGACGACATCACCCAGCGCCTGTCGCTGGAAGAGATGATGGTGCAGTCCGAGAAGATGCTGTCGGTAGGTGGCCTGGCCGCCGGCATGGCCCACGAGATCAACAACCCGCTCGGGGCGATCCTGCACAACGTGCAGAACATCCGCCGTCGCCTGTCACCGGACCTGCCGCGCAACCAGGAGCAGGCCGAGGAGCTGGACATCGACCTGTCGAGCGTCAACCGCTACCTTGAAAGCCGCGAAGTGCCGCAGTTGCTCGACGGCATCCAGCAGGCCGGTGCACGAGCAGCCAAGATCGTCACCCACATGCTCAGCTTCAGCCGCCGCAGCAACCGCCAGTTGGCGCCTTGCGACCTGCCTGGGTTGATCGACCAGGCCGTGGAGATCGCCGGCAACGATTTCGACCTGACCATCGGTTTCGATTTCAAGGGCCAGGCCATCGTCCGCCAGTTCGACCCCAACCTGGGCCCGGTTCCGTGCACCGCCAACGAATTGGAACAGGTGCTGCTCAACCTGCTGAAGAACGCCGCCCAGGCCATTCACCTGCGCCCGCAACCCAGCGAACCGGGGCGCATTACCCTGCGTACGCGGCTCAACCCGCCGTGGGCGGAAATCCAGGTCGAGGACAACGGCGTCGGCATGCCCGAGGCCGTGCGCAAACGCACCTTCGAGCCGTTCTTCACCACCAAGGAAATCGGCCAGGGCACGGGGCTCGGGCTATCGGTTTCGTATTTCATCATCACCAACAACCACAAGGGGCAGATGGAAGTGCAATCCACGCCCGGCCAAGGCACCTGCTTCACCTTGCGCCTGCCCCTTGGCCAGCCCGCGCCTGCGGCGCCTGGCAAGACGGAGGCATGA